AGTAACTTCAAGTATCTGCTGCACCATGCGGATTACCTGAACCGCGAAGACGATGTAGTACCAAACCTGGTCGACAAGTCGATTGCAACCACGAAGCGTTTTGATGCTTTGAAAGTGCTGATGACTATGCAAGCTGTGGGTACACAGGCACTGGGTGCAATGTATGATCACCTGCTGGGACAGACGCAACAGGTTGCCGATCTGGTGAACCAGTCTGAAGAGTTCGAGCTGCTGGCTGATCCTGCGCTGTCGACGGTTCTGTTCCGCTATGCTGGCGCGAAAGATGCGGATCTGGACCAGTTGAACAAAAAACTGCGTTTTGAGGCACTGGTGAAAGGTGTTGCAGTCTTGGGTGAAACGGTTGTTGATGGCAAAATCGCACTCAAATTAACGATTCTCAATCCATGCCTGACCATGGCGGACTTTGAGAATCTGCTGAATGACGTTAACCAGCTTGCTTGTTCACTGGTTGACTGATCTACGTGGCTTGCCTCAGTGGGGCTGGGGCAAGCCAATGATTTATCTGAAGAAGACGGAATTATTGAAATGGCAATTTTACAAATCGGTGCTGGGGGTGTTGGCTGGGTTATTGCCCATAAAGCTGCTCAAAACAATGATGTGTTAGGTGATATTACTATCGCTTCGCGTACTGTGAACAAGTGCGAACAGATCATTGAATCCATCAAGGGTCGCAACAACATGAAAGATTCAAGCAAGAAGCTTGAAGCGCGTGCTGTGGATGCGGACGATGTCGATGCCCTTGTGGCACTGATCAAAGAGGTTCAGCCCGATCTGGTGATTAACGCTGGTCCTCCTTGGGTGAACGTTGCAATCATGGAAGCCTGTTATCAGGCCAAAGTGTCATATCTTGATACCTCAGTTGCGGTAGACCTGTGCAGCGAAGGCCAGCAGGTGCCGGAAGCCTATGACCCTCAGTGGGCTTTCCGCGAGAAATTCAAAGAAGCAGGTATCACAGGTATTCTGGGCGCCGGTTTTGATCCGGGTGTTGTCAGCGTTTTTGCTGCGTATGCAGTGAAGCATCTGTTCGATGAGATTGATTCTATCGATGTCATGGATGTCAATGCGGGTGACCACGGTAAGAAATTTGCGACCAACTTCGATCCTGAAACCAATATGCTGGAAATTCAGGGCGACTCCTTTTACTGGGAAGAAGGTGAGTGGAAACAAGTGCCATGCCACACCCGGATGATGGAATTCGATTTCCCGCTGGTGGGCAGCCACAAAGTTTACTCCATGGCACACGATGAAGTGCGTTCCATGAAAGAGTTTATCCCGGCGAAACGCATTGAATTCTGGATGGGCTTTGGTGACCGTTACCTGAACTACTTTAACTGTATGCGCGACATCGGTCTGCTGAGTCCGGATCCGGTGACGCTGGGTGACGGTACTGTCGTTGAGCCATTGAAAGTGCTGAAAGCACTGCTGCCGGATCCAACGACGCTGGCACCGGGCTACACAGGTAAAACCTGTATCGGTACCTGGGTTCAGGGCACGAAATCCGGTGAACCACGCAGCGTGTTCATCTATAACAACGCTGATCACGAAGTGGCTTACAAAGATGTTGAGCATCAGGCAATTGCTTACACCACGGGTGTACCTGCAATTACAGCTGCGCTGCAGTATTTCCGCGGACAGTGGGCGGATGCGGGCGTCTTCAACATGGAGCAGCTGAATCCGGACCCATTCCTGGAAACGATGCCTGAAATCGGTCTGGACTGGCATGTTCAGGAACTTGATCCTCGTCAGCCACAAATCAACATCCTGAAATAATCACGGTTGTGAATTTCATTTGATGAGTATTAAGCCGGTGTCGGAAACGACATCGGCTTCTTTAAATAGAAGTGAAGATTATGCAGCATCCGGAATTGAAAACACCGTATTTCATGATTGATGAGACCAAACTGATCCGCAATCTTGAAATCGCAAAAAAACTGAAAGAACTGTCTGGCGCTAAGCTGGTGCTGGCTCTGAAATGTTTCTCCACCTGGGGCGTGTTTGACATCATCAAGCCGTACCTGGACGGCACGACCAGCAGCGGTCCGTTTGAAGTGAGGCTGGGTTACGACACCTTCGGTGGTGAAACGCATGCGTACAGCGTGGGTTACAGCGAAGATGACGTGAAAGAAGTGGCGGATATCTGCGACAAAATGATCTTTAACTCGCAGAATCAACTGGCTGCCTACCGCCATCTGGTGGAAGGTAAAGCTGAGCTGGGTCTGCGTCTGAACCCGGGTGTGAGCTATGCAGGCCAGGATCTGGCGGATCCGGCTCGTCAGTTCTCACGTCTTGGTGTTCAGTTTGATCACATTAACCCTGACGTATTCAGTAACCTTGATGGCGTGATGTTCCACATGAACTGTGAGAACAAAGATGTTGACGCCTTCATCCGTCTGCTGGATGCAATTTCTGAGCAGTTTGGTCCTTACCTGGATCAACTGAAATGGGTGAGTCTGGGCGGTGGCGTATTCTTCACCTGGCCGGGCTACGATGTCGAGAAACTGGCGGCTGCCCTGAAAGCGTTTTCTGAGAAACATGACGTTCAGCTGTATCTGGAGCCGGGCGAAGCCATCATCACACAAACCACCGATCTGGTCGTGACTGTGGTCGATATCGTTGAAAATGAGCTGAAAACTGCGATTGTCGACAGTGCGACTGAAGCACACCGTCTGGATACGCTGATTTATAATGAGCCGGCAACTATCCGCGGCGCCAGCGAGCAGGGTGATCACCGTTATGTGATTGGCAGCTGTTCATGCCTGGCCGGTGATCAGTTCTGTGTGACTCAGTTTGATCAGCCGCTGGAAATTGGCCAGCGTCTGCACATCATGGACAGCGCCGGGTACACCATGGTGAAACTGAACTGGTTCAATGGCCTGAAAATGCCGTCGATTTATTGCCAGCGTGCCAATGGCGAGGTTCAGAAGCTGAATGAATTCGGTTACGAAGACTTCAAACGTTCACTGTCTCAGTGGTCAGTCGCGTAATTTCCGACAGATATAAATTTTGGGCTGGTCGATGACCGGCCCTTATTTTATCTACTTCAAATCAAGTTTGGTGCACATTTTGACTGGTTGAATGAAAATTTAATCAACTGAAATAAAAATGACAATTTTTGTTTGACTCAAATCTGAAAATCAGTAAATTAGCACCCGTACCGCAGCACATGAAGCGGTCTCACAGAATGGCGCGTTGGCAGAGTGGCTATGCAGCGGATTGCAAATCCGTGGACCTCGGTTCGACTCCGGGACGCGCCTCCATATTTCACCAGAGTGATGCGTTCGCTTTGGTTCTGCGAGTCAGACAAAAAGCCAGCTTTTAAAGCTGGCTTTTTTTGATCCTGACTTACCGTGAAAGCTGATTCCAAAACGTCTCCCAGGCTTTCAGATTGCCAAAGTAAGACTGTACCGGAACACTGATCCATTGGCCGTCAATTTCAACCGTCATCGACGGATAGCCGCGCAAATGCTGTTTCATCATCAGGCTGGTGGTGCTGGCAATTTCTGGTTGTACATCTGTCTGAGCAAATATCTCGTTCCAGGTGTCCGCAGGGATCCCCATGTCAGCAGCCAGAGAATTTAATGCTTCAACGCTGTGTACAGTTTTTCCCTGCTGGTAATGGGCCAGCTGAATACGTTTGAGCATCTCTGTGGCGGAGTATCCGCTCTGTGCAGCCGCAAGAATGGCACGAATAGGCAGCATGGAATCAAGCACGACGCTGTCAGCATCACGCATCTTCGCCTGATAGGCTGCGCCAAATTCAACTCCGCTCATCGAATGAATTTTCTGATCACTTTCCAGAAAATGCTGGCGGGTTTCCGGACTCAGCTCCCGGCTGTCGAAGAGGCCGCCGGGGTGCAGGTTCAGCTGAATGTCATCACGCTGTACCAGATGGTCAATCAGGGGGCTGGCGCCGAAGCACCAACCGCAGAGAGGATCGAAAAAGTAATGAACTTTGGTCATTGCGCTTACCATTTCATTTCTCCCATGTGAACCTGAGCACCGATACTCAGCGCCATCGGCAGACCGGCATCCGGATAACGTTTTTCCATTTTGCTGATCACCTGCTGACTGTTGTCACTGGCTTTCACAGTTTGCTGGAATGCCTTGAGGTAATTCAGGGAAAACTGGATGTTTTCAGCGGTCATCGGCGTACCGGCTTTCATATGACCCGGAATGACCGTCTGAGGCTTCAGAGCCTTCATGGATTCCAGCTGTTGTGTCCAGGCGGATTGCTCAGCCTGAGATTGAGCGTCTGCCATCCACAGGTGAACATTGCCATATACCGCAACATTTCCGAGTACTGTTTTACTGGACGGGATCCACAGATAAGGACGGTGTGCCAGTGCACCGGATGTGTCATGAATTTCAACGGTTTCCCCATCAACAGTCAGCGTGGTTTTCTCATAAGCCTCAGGCAGCAGGGTTTTAACCGGTGCGTTCTCACCCATTTTTGGTGTCCAGAATGCCAGTTTGCCTGCCATTTTCTCTTTGATGACTTCACGGACTGCAGGTGTGGTGATCAGACGCGCTTCAGGAAACTGAGCTTTCAGAACCTGAGCACCAAAGTAGTAATCCGGGTCAGCCTGGCTGATGAAAATGGTTTTCAGCGTTTTACCGCTGTCCAGTACCATCGCAGCAATTCGCATGGCATCGGCACGGGTAAAACCCGTATCAACCAGCAGGGCATCATGCTCACCGTAAACCAGCGTGGCATTCACATGGAAGCTGTTGCCGTCGGCATTGTAAACCTGAGTCGATAGTGGTGCGGCTTCAGCCAGAGTTGCAGTTGAAAGGGCTACGAGAGATGCTGCCATTAAAAAAGTCTTTTTCATTGTTTGCTCCAGATAATGTCATTGGGAATGGCAAGCATCATAGCGATCTCATTCGATTGGATATAGAATCAATCTTCAACAACATTGTTTCTTAAATCGGACAAATAAATGGACAGACTGACCGCAGCAAAAGTGTTTATTGATGTCGCGACCACAGAAAGCTTTACTGCAACGGCAGAACGGCTGGAGATGTCCCGTTCGATGGTGACCCGTTATATCGCCACGATGGAGGCATGGATGAAAACCCGGTTGTTGCAGCGCACGACACGTAAAGTGGCGCTGACCACAGCCGGACAGCTTTGTCTGAAAGAAATGAAGCACTGGGTTGAGCAGGCCGAGCAGATCGCCGTGACGCTTCAGCCCACTGACAGTCTTTCGGGGCATATCCGGCTGACAACCAGTATGTCCTTTGGCCATGCGCAAATGGCAACAGCGCTACAGGCATTTTTGGTGAAACATCCTGAGGTTTCTGTCGAAGTCGATGTCCGGGATCAGACAACAGACTTAATTGCAGAACGCTTTGATCTGGCAATCCGGATTGCGATGGCACCGGATCCTTCTTTAATTGGTAAACCCATTGCACGGTGTGACTCCGTGCTGGTCGCTTCGCCGGAATATCTGGCCAGTGCTCCGGCAATCCTTTCGCCCGGTGATCTGTCACAGCAGCAATGTCTTGGCAATCGTAGTTTCGAGCAGCATGTCTGGCATTTAACAAAAGACGGGATGACTGAGTCTGTTGAGGTACAGTGCCGGTTTGTGTCAAACGAAGCGACGGTGCTGAAATCAGCCGCGCTTGCAGGTGCTGGAGTAAGTATGCAGCCAGCCTACCTGGTCGTCGATGAGCTCGCAGAGGGGCGTCTGAACGTGGTGCTGAGTGATTGGGCGCCTAAGTCCATGTCGATTTATGCTTTGTATCCATCGAGAGAATATTTGCTCCCTGCAGTCAGGGGACTGATTGACCATCTGGCGCAGTTTTTTGAAGGGATCAAGTGGTGAACAGAGGCTCTTTCCTGAAGGTGATGTAAATAAAATTGAACAAAATCAGAGACACAGACGCTGAGTTCTGATGATTGATGAGAAAGTATAAGTCATATGTTCCATAAAATTTTGTGTCAATAGCTTCATACGTTAGCTTATGAGGAAAAACCAATTTTTATCACTGTTTTGATTGCTAAAGCACATATTCGCTTTGTTGATATGTTTATTGGATATCGCCATGTGGTATATTATGCGCTCACTTTTTCATCGGGTCAGTGAGCTGGGTACGGCGTGAAAACAGGTATTGTCGACATCAATTTATTAGCTGTAAATCAGGATCTATTATTAGAAATTTTTGATGCGGGCAGTGAAGGCCTGTGGGAAATGACCCCGGGAAACGTTGTGAAATTCTATAACACGCGTTTCTACGAAAAATTTGACGTGACTTTAAATGGCTCCCCGCTTCATGAGTGGCTGGCGATTATTCACCCTGATGATGTTGAACAATTCAAAAAGAATGTGAATCAGCAGGTGACGGAGAAAATCAGTCATGTGTCTTCTCAATATCGCATCCGGAATCGGCAGAATGAGTATCGATGGATTGAAGCCATCGGCGTACTCAAGACGAACGAACACGGTGAGCTGCAATATCTGGTTGGTTCACACAAAGATATCACTGAGAAAAAACTGCACGATGAAAAACTCTATCAACTGGCTTACCATGATTCGCTGACCGGCTTAGGGAATCGGCGTCAATTGGTTGAACAGTTGAAAACAATGCAGACGAAGGAAGTCTCGTGCGCCATTGTTACTTTCGGACTGACGAAGTTTTGTCAGTTTGTCGAAGTTTTTGGCTTTCAGGCCGCCAATCGTTTAATACAGTTGTGTGCCGAGACAATTGCTGAAGTCTTTACAGAGACGAATCTGATCTATCGGACGTATTCTGATGAATTTGTAGTCATGCTGAAGGGCAACCTTGAGAAAGATTTCCTGTGCAAGACAATTAATAAAGTCATCACCTTGTTTGATCAGCGCTTCCGCACTGTACATCATATGGCAATTCAAAAATTAAATGCCGGTGTTTATCAATTGCCGGATGACCCCTTTGTTGCCGAAGATGAAGAATCGGTTTTATACAAATCCATGTTGATTATGCGATATGGCCAGGAGCGTGACTCACGGATTGCATTTTATGCGGATGATGAACAGCGGGCCATTGAGCGACACCTTTTTCTGGAAACCGGTATCGAGAAATCAATTCAGGACAACGAGTTCTATTTGATGTTCCAGCCTATTGTTTGCGCATCGACTGGGAAAATCATGAGTGTCGAGTCCTTACTACGCTGGAATAGTGCTTCACACGGCGAAATTAATCCGGGTGAATTTATCGGGATTGCTGAAGCAAATCAGGAAATCATTCCGCTTGGCTATCATGTACTGCATCTGGCCTGTTCTTATATTGCTCAGTATCGTAAAGAGCATCAGCATGACATCAAGGTGTCGGTGAATATTTCTGTGATTCAATTAATGCAGGCCGACTTTGTTCAGCAGTTTTTGTCGATTGTGGATCAATATCAGTTGTCCCCGGGAGCTCTGAGTGTTGAAGTGACTGAATCGGCAGTTTTGGAAACCAACATGTTTGCTGTCGAGCAGCTGCTGACACTCAATAAACTGGGCTTTTCAATTTCATTAGATGATTTTGGCTCAGGTTATTCTTCTTTAAATACCTTCTTTTCTATTCCTTTTACTCAACTCAAGCTGGACCGGTGCATTGTGAATAAAATGGCGGAAGATTCGTCTGTCTATTCCTATGTCAAATTCCTGGTCGCTATGTGTCGTGAGAAGGGGATCACAGTCGTTGCTGAAGGCATCGAAGAGCATGCCCAGGCAGAATTAGTCAGAGAAGCTGGTGTTGATTTCATGCAAGGCTATCATTTCTATCGTCCCATGGTCGGGGAAAAGCTGCTTGATTTGAGAAGAAACTGATACTGTTTTTTCCGTCCACTACTTATTTTGTTTTACTCCTCTCATTGACTTTATGCGACATCTGTTTAGCTTCACCTCAGCAAGCTAAACAAATGTTGTTGTGATGTCAAATTTTCGAGCAGTAAAATTTCCCTGTCTGTTATTTTCAGCGATACCAGGTGCGTTTAGCTGCGCCAATCCAGAATTTATCTTCTATAACATCAATGTGATTGTATTTTGCATGGATACTGGGACTTATATTTTTTATTAAAATATGAGTCATATATCAGTTTCTAAAATGGAATAAATAATTTCATATTCTGAATTTTAGAGTGATCTGGTTTAATCTTTTCTAAATTAATTTCCTATAAAATCCTCAGTCTCAAATATTTTGACAAGTATCGTGTCGATCTATTTTACTAGTATATTTATTAAGTCACATTTTCATGAAAAACATCATTTGTTTTACATTTTCTGCCATTCTTGCTTTGAGCATTGGGAACTATTATCTCTGGCATATGGAAAAGAAAACAGAGGTCCCACCTGAGCAAAGTGTCGAAGAAAATTATCCTGGTAGAGGCTTTGTTGAAGATGGGTATACGGTGGATAAACTCAATTCACAGATCAGTGTGAAACAGTTAAGAAAGCTCGTTCTCCAGGATGAACAAGCAATGTTGCAAGAGCAGGCATCAACCCCACAAGAAAACGATAATTACGATCTCAATCAACTGAATGAAGAAATTTCCTCATTACAACAATATTTGAATAAGGAAGAATAATGCGTCAGTTCATGTTGGCTTTCCTCACGCTATTTACCTCTGTTTCATACGCCACGACGATCGGAACTTTACCCGGTGAGCTTTTGGTGGATTCAGGTGCGGCGATGTATCAAATTCCGTTGCAATTGCCCGAAGGGCGTGGTGGAAACACGCCCCAGCTGACGATTTCTTATAGCAGCCAAGGAGCAGGATACAGTTCGTTAGGCCCTGGCTTCTCCTTATCTGGATTAAGTGTGATTACGCGATGCGGTTCAACCTTTGGCACGGATGGTTTCGCGCGTTCCCCGAATTATACATATGAGGATAATTTCTGTCTGGACGGCTCACGCCTGATATCCGTGTCTGGTCAGCGGGGCCGGAGTGGATCGCGTTATCAAACGGAAATTGATCAGTACAGTCAGATCACACTTATTGGAGATACATTAGGTAGCAGCAGTAAATTTGTCGTCAAAACTAAGTCTGGTGATGTATTAACCTATACAAATGACGCTGAAAAATCTGCCTGGTTACTGACTGAATCCACCGACACGGCTAACAAAAATATCATTCAGTACAGATATACTGCGAACAATCTGATTCACAAAATTACTTATGATGTCTTCAGTATTGATTTTGCTTATCAGAATCTCACAAGTTCTGTCCAAAATGGTGTGCTTGCGAAAGTTAATGGCAAAGTTAAGAGTCAATATGAAAAACTGAATAAAGTCACTGTTTCAGTTAATGGGAAGCTGAAAAACTATTATCAATTGACATACACTGGCGATGATTTTAAAACAAACACACCTGCACGCCTCACGGCAGTTCAATACTGTAATCGTAATGGTGAGTGTTTGCCGAAAACGAGTTTTCATTGGAAAAACAATACTGCATTCCGCTTAAATGAATCAATAGCAATCACAATGCAGAGATGGTCATCTAATGGATTATCAGAAGGTGCCTGGGTCGATGTGGATGCAGATAAAAAGCTCGATTATTGTCAGAAGTTTTACCGAAGTACAACTGATGACCCATTTGGTTTTCATGCCAAGCAGCTTATATGTAATCTGGGTAACGGCAAAACATTGGCTCATCCGTTTAAGTATAAAGATGCGAGTGAAAGCTGGTGGCTTGATGTCAATAATGATGGAAAAACTGAATACTGCCTTCTCTCGGGTAGTAATTTATATTGTTCAAATTTTTCAACGAGTGGTGTAACGAGTTTCTCAATCCATATTGGCGCATGGGGGACGGATAAAGATCGGCGTTGGTGGCTGGATTTTAATGGTGATGGCAGAATTGATTTTTGCCGCAGTGATGGCAGCTTACTTCGTTGTAGTATCAATAAAGATGGTCGATCCTTCTATGAGAAGAAATTCAATATTTCAAACTGGGGGGATATTAAAAGAACATGGTGGGCCGATATCGATGGGAATGGCTTTCAGGATTATTGCCGTGCTGTAAGTGATGCTGGCCACGGCGGTACGCTGAGATGTGATCTCTTTAATGGTGACAGAATTTTCGCCACAAAAGATCTTCATATTGATGACTGGGGTTATGATGATCGCCGTTGGTGGACGGATGTAAATGGTGATGGTGCCAGTGATTATTGCCGTGCTGTAGGTGATAAATCAGGCGCAAATAGTAGAATGCGTTGCTCGCTGGGTTCAGTTGGTAAAGTGAGTGAGCTAAAGACTGGTTTTGAAGTCTCAGGGATTGACTGGGGTTACAGTGATAAACGCTGGTGGGTTGACTTCAATAAAGATGGCAAACCAGAGTATTGCCGAGCTGTCGGTGAAAAGCATAATACTTATATGCGTTGCTCAACAATGAGCGGTAAAAATAGCTGGGTAGATTATACATTTGGCGTGAATGATTGGGGATATAGAGATCATCATTGGTTACAGGATACGAATAGTAATGGCAACGTTGAATACTGTCGCCATGTGGGTGATAAAAATAATGGTTATATTCGGTGTAGCGAAAACACAACGATTAAACCATCGCCAAACTTATTGACAGGTGTAACGAATGGGTTGGGACATCACTCATCTGTTACTTTTACGACGTTATTTGACAGTCATACATATCATAAAGATGCGTTATATCCTGGCGATACTCGTAAACTGAATTACAAGTTTCCGAAGCTGAATGCATTCGGTCCAATGTATATTGTGAAACAGCTCAAATCAGAAAATGGAGCTGGCACCAATATATTTAATACCTATGATTTCACCTATGGCTCTGCAAGTTATGATTTACTCGGTCATGGCTTCTCCGGATTTAAGTGGATACAACAGAAAGAGAAAAATAATGATCAACTCACTCGTGTTCGTGAAACCTATTACAACACTGATTTTCCACTCAATGGCACAGTCAAAGAAAGCAGTGAATATTATGGAAATAAATCTGTATTATTGAATCAAAGTCAAACTGAGTTTGAGAGTTCGGTTGCTTTGACTGCATCACATTACGATCAGCAGATTGCCGAGACCGTTAGCCTCAGCCCGTTATTTGGCAAAGTTGAAATTTTGTCGGCTGCTGAAACGAATCGATATGAATTGCATCAGGTGAACGGAAAAAGTTACCTGAAAGCACCGGATAAATTTATTCCAATTCATGGTGATGCTTTCATTCCGATCGTCATTCCGTCAAATGAGTACTATGAATTTAATAAAACCGGCGCCTATTCATATGATCAAAATGGTAATCCAAATCATTTTGCAACTGTTCGAAGTTTATCCTCGGCAGAAATTAATTCAATAAAGCCTCATATTCAAAGGCGTTCAAATTCAACCTATGAGATTTCTAAGACGGGCACTGTATCAAATGGTAATCAGTACCAAATCTTAACGAGAACAGCGAACAGAGTGACGACGGCTCGTGTCTACCAAGTTGAACAGAAAAAAACGACGGAACAGAGTTATGATCTGAGCGGCCAGCTCGTTTCCACTGTGGTCACTGAGAATAGTGACGTCGATGAATTTGGAAATGTAGGCACTGTGACGGTGTCGACCACAGCAAAGAACCCGGTGACGCTGGCACAGGAAACGTTTACAAAACAAACGAATAGTGTTTATCAAAACGATACAACCAAATGGCATCTGGGCCGTTTGATGGCATCGACTGTGACACATACGGATCCGAACGGCAGGACTGAAACCAGAGAGGCCTCGTTTGATTATGATCCTGCGACTGGCTTGCTGACGCAAGAAGTGTCTGCCGTAGGGAGTCGTTTAGCATTGACGACAATGTATACCCGCAATGACGAAGGTGTTGTTGAGTCAACACAGGTCAGTGGTTATGCAGGTAATGGCGTAATTGCGCAAAGAAAATCGACGGTTGAGAAAACTTACAGCGGTAATTTGGTCACGGTTGTGACAACAAATGCAATGGGTCAATCGTCAACGCAAACAATCAACCGATATGAAAACACGGCAATCGTGAAAGATAGTAATGGGCTGGTCGCAGCATCCTATTACGATGATTTTGGCCGGGAAACGAAGAAAGAAGTACTCAAAGGGACTGCTTCTCAGCTGAATACCTCAATTCAGTATTTGCCGGCAAATCATTCACTTTGCGATTCTCTGAAGCCTAATGATCAGATTGTTTATTGTGTGGTCTCAAAATCAGATGGGAATGGTGAAACCAGACAGTTCTTCGACAAGTTTAAACGTGAATGGCGGTCCGCTACGCTGTCTGTGGGTGGAAAACGCTGGATCCTGAAAGATACCTTTTACAATGGTAAAAATCAGATTGTGAAAGTCAGCCGTCCTTATTATCAGGGCGATACACCACAATATTCGAATACGACTTATGATGCATTGGGTCGTCTTCAGTCTGTCTCAGAGCCGGGTCCTGCCGGGAAAGGGGATGTGTATGCCTCCTATGCCTATGCGCCGATGACGGTGACTGAAACGGATGCACTTGGCCGGAAAAAAACAACCTTTACCAATGCGATGGGATGGGTGATCCGCGTCGATCAACCGCTCTCGGCCAGCGTTATCAATGAATACACGCCGACAGGTCAATTAGCCAAAGCAACGGGTGCCGGTGGTGATGCTATCACCAATACCTATGATGACCTCGGGAATAAAAAATCCACCCAGGATCCTGATTTAGGCTTTTGGCGCTATGAATACGATGCGTTCGGAAATCTGCTGAAACAAACGGATGCCAAAGGGCAAAGCGTTGTCATGCAATATGACGCGCTGAACCGGATGGTGAAACGGATCGACGAAAAGCGGATCGTTGAAAATCAGCAACCGAAAAGTGTGTTGACTGAAAGTCAGTGGTTTTACGACAGTCATGGCGGGGA
This DNA window, taken from Photobacterium sp. CCB-ST2H9, encodes the following:
- a CDS encoding RHS repeat-associated core domain-containing protein gives rise to the protein MRQFMLAFLTLFTSVSYATTIGTLPGELLVDSGAAMYQIPLQLPEGRGGNTPQLTISYSSQGAGYSSLGPGFSLSGLSVITRCGSTFGTDGFARSPNYTYEDNFCLDGSRLISVSGQRGRSGSRYQTEIDQYSQITLIGDTLGSSSKFVVKTKSGDVLTYTNDAEKSAWLLTESTDTANKNIIQYRYTANNLIHKITYDVFSIDFAYQNLTSSVQNGVLAKVNGKVKSQYEKLNKVTVSVNGKLKNYYQLTYTGDDFKTNTPARLTAVQYCNRNGECLPKTSFHWKNNTAFRLNESIAITMQRWSSNGLSEGAWVDVDADKKLDYCQKFYRSTTDDPFGFHAKQLICNLGNGKTLAHPFKYKDASESWWLDVNNDGKTEYCLLSGSNLYCSNFSTSGVTSFSIHIGAWGTDKDRRWWLDFNGDGRIDFCRSDGSLLRCSINKDGRSFYEKKFNISNWGDIKRTWWADIDGNGFQDYCRAVSDAGHGGTLRCDLFNGDRIFATKDLHIDDWGYDDRRWWTDVNGDGASDYCRAVGDKSGANSRMRCSLGSVGKVSELKTGFEVSGIDWGYSDKRWWVDFNKDGKPEYCRAVGEKHNTYMRCSTMSGKNSWVDYTFGVNDWGYRDHHWLQDTNSNGNVEYCRHVGDKNNGYIRCSENTTIKPSPNLLTGVTNGLGHHSSVTFTTLFDSHTYHKDALYPGDTRKLNYKFPKLNAFGPMYIVKQLKSENGAGTNIFNTYDFTYGSASYDLLGHGFSGFKWIQQKEKNNDQLTRVRETYYNTDFPLNGTVKESSEYYGNKSVLLNQSQTEFESSVALTASHYDQQIAETVSLSPLFGKVEILSAAETNRYELHQVNGKSYLKAPDKFIPIHGDAFIPIVIPSNEYYEFNKTGAYSYDQNGNPNHFATVRSLSSAEINSIKPHIQRRSNSTYEISKTGTVSNGNQYQILTRTANRVTTARVYQVEQKKTTEQSYDLSGQLVSTVVTENSDVDEFGNVGTVTVSTTAKNPVTLAQETFTKQTNSVYQNDTTKWHLGRLMASTVTHTDPNGRTETREASFDYDPATGLLTQEVSAVGSRLALTTMYTRNDEGVVESTQVSGYAGNGVIAQRKSTVEKTYSGNLVTVVTTNAMGQSSTQTINRYENTAIVKDSNGLVAASYYDDFGRETKKEVLKGTASQLNTSIQYLPANHSLCDSLKPNDQIVYCVVSKSDGNGETRQFFDKFKREWRSATLSVGGKRWILKDTFYNGKNQIVKVSRPYYQGDTPQYSNTTYDALGRLQSVSEPGPAGKGDVYASYAYAPMTVTETDALGRKKTTFTNAMGWVIRVDQPLSASVINEYTPTGQLAKATGAGGDAITNTYDDLGNKKSTQDPDLGFWRYEYDAFGNLLKQTDAKGQSVVMQYDALNRMVKRIDEKRIVENQQPKSVLTESQWFYDSHGGETWQGALIRSEAPGYIKKLSYTSLGQLHKEEILTADHTFTREFVYDKLGRVVKDVRPNNFTLEHEYDAITGVMTGVSGAPSQFKLDFSPTEYKQVIQPLLAEALAKASDYVHKSKELQHQAVTYSQRREEYEWLLEQVKNISGGNSDIDSHVSHKTLTVYRDAQGDLYLEVPDTFVLIHNDVSIPVITPPAYHLKLVGDQLSKVSLSEWASKVSGLTATGETAFFGDYNNDGVYDLTRLGISKSMPQIYDSLVSKYFQRLNQLAAEIQRLEYVEEHTRMQATTYAAAAAQLVTLTKQTMLVASRYEDLGEQNQIQYAQLTELTEKQIDQNRIYYWKLNSLDAEGRITAETYGNGLLNQYDYNEGNGQLQNISTHQGKKAKRLLHYRYDAMDNVHLREDVITGISESYTYDGLDRLKTNKIVDTLGLNRDNPLFNKTYRVDYDVNGNITYKSDVGQYAYQDKQHVHAVTQAGERTYTYDLNGNMLEGDGRVFEWSSFNKPTKITRGDSWAAFSYGPDRARFLKTNHQGDKTWYLGKAYERIDYSNGDVEHKQFISAGGKLVALNIDKKITKNGTEASVDRQLRYFHSDALGSADLITDIWGNVVDRRNFDAWGKERDFVWETNQTFVQQALLTNRGYTGHEQVDEVDLIHMNGRMYDATLGRFVSADTFIQAPNNSQSFNRYNYVLNNPMKYTDPSGHFFKKLFKEIGRFMDKYAVAIVQIALITMASLVPGAGPWLAMGMAAMFGYAQGGVKGALTSVATSLMFMGIGNAFSNAKIAFGNAAWATKTLAHGIAGGVSSVMNGGKFGDGFWSAAVTQAFAPEIDARITGDGGVAVMGRVAAAAVLGGTGSALSGGKFENGAVTGAFSRLFNDEMHRESTIYDNLPTADVDFIGLSVTIPSNVIEFFGGDTGGYDIGLEIGFLFGGRSDVGLYYTQSASDGFSIPGTRKQLPVSKVGAFVTFGKAEGNFYDFAGTGTNISAGAGLVLFNGSKSDSGKYGVSVNLGGGYSAAVSRTKTSVLSIREGFIKPVGCNAFAC